GGGCCCCCTTCGGCAACTTGGGTCGTCGGACCCGATTGCCTAACCCGTTCAGCGATGGGCCGCATCTGGGCAACGATGGCCTGGATGGCCTGCTCCTTCTCAATGCCCAGTGGGACCGTCAGTGGGACACACAAGAGCTCGCCGCCCGGCTCACGTGTGAGGATGCGAATGGCTCCAGACCCCTCGAGGTCGGCGAGCTTCGCTCGGATGCCATGCAGTGTTTCGGGTCGCCATTCCGTGCCATGTATGCCCAGCCACAGCGGGCTCTCTTCCTGCGATGCCCACATGCTGAAGTCCAGCCTCAGACTCACGCCGACATCGCCGAATCTGAGGTAGGCAACGTAACACTCGCCGAACACGCTTGACGCCTTCAGACGCTTGGCGTCGGCAAACCCCTCCTCAATTGCTCGGCGTGAAGCATCGAAGACGAGTTGGGTGAGCTGTATAACCAGGCGGGGGATCCCGGGTGAGAGATCCTCGGAGCGCAGAGGCAGGAAGGCGTCGGTGTCCATGCGTTCGCACAGGCCGTGAAGCTGCCTGACATCGGCCGCGGCGTCGCCTTCATTGGCGCTCACGAGGTCATCATTGACGCGCGCCAGGAGCGCCCGCCAGCTCACAAGCGCCAGCACGGTGCCGTTGGACACCCGGGCCGCGGTGACACCAAGTGGCGCGGCGCTCTCCGTGAGGACCAGTTGTGCTGCTGCGCAGCGTCTGATGAGTTCCGGCCAGAGCGTTGGCTGCCTGCGTTCCGGAGCCACGAAAAGGAGAAGTCCGGGCTTGCCTGCCGTCAGCCGCTTGATGTAGACCACCGGCTGCTTTTCCGTCAGGCCCGCCCAGAACTTGGCCTCAATGAAGACGCGCTCCTCTCCTGCGTCATCGAAGCCCACCAAATCCGGGACTGTTTGGTCCTCTCCCCAGGCCTGTGAGCGGTACCTCACTTCGTCGGGCAGGCCTGGACAACACCCTTGCAGGAGCCGCTCCAACGCTCGGCGGGCAGTCGCAGACTTCTGGAGAATAAAGGCCAGCGACTGCGTGGCGACGTTCTCTGGATGCGCCGCGAAGCTCCCAACCAAGTGACCAAGCAACGTTCCGCCATCCATTAGTCGCGCTCCTATGCAGGCGCCGTGAAGCCGCCGCTTAGCCGGGGCAGGTGAGGACGAGTTCCCCTCGGACCTCACCCAGGGTGTAGGTCTTGCCTGGGGCGGAGCGCTGGCGGAGGAATCCCATGAGTTCGCGCTTTTCGCGGACGAGGCGGACCTCTTCCTCGAAGTCGTCCACCTCGGCGACGACGAATTGCCTGCCGTCGCTGGTGGTCAGAACCACGTTCTCTTCGGCGGCCAGGTTGAGGACCTCATCCAGGCCTCCTTGAAACTGGGGAAGATCGATCGCCTTCACAGCACGATCCCCTCTTGGTCAATCTCCTGGTGGAGGGGCATGAGAGGATGGCGGTCCCAGTAGTCGCGGGCGAAGAAGATGAGGGAGATGACAACGCCCCGCTCAAGCTGCAGATCGTACACAGCGTCGCTGATCCGGTCCTCTTCGGCAGAGGTCAGTGGCGCGGGGGTGACCACTAGAAGGTCATAGTCCGAGTCGGGCGCAACGTCGCCGCGGGCGCGGCTGCCGAAGAGGACAACGGTGGCGTCGGGCACATGCTCCTGAATGATGCGCTTGCAGGCGAGGAGCATGGACCGGGCGCTCCGGGGCACGCTCGTCCTGGCATTGGCCTGCCGCATGGCTGGTCTCCGCACCGCGCCCCCGCGGCCATTATAGGCTGCCAGGCGATGAGGTGTCAACGGCTGCCTGCACTGACACTAGTTTGAGCGCTCGACGGGTTGCAGCCCTGCAAGGGCGTCATATGATAGCCCAGGGCGGAGCGAAGCGAAGCCCTGGGTCTGGGGTCGCAAAGGACCTAGCCCTGTAGGGGCGGCATAGGGCGCCGCAGGGCCTGCTAGCTCGCCCCTTCAGGGCTACCGGGTGGGGGCGGCATTTCCCAGGGCTCCGCTTCGCTCCGCCCTGGGCTATCCTATCTCGCCCCGTTGGGGCTCAGGACAAGCGGAAGACCAGAACTGGGGGCGTGTCAGCTGCTTGCACAGGCTATCTGTCGCCGTCGTTTCTGCCCCTGCCGTGCGCCTGGCGCCAGGCGGGGAGGCGGTCGAGGACGGCGCGGGCCGCGGGCTCGTCGAAGGCGATCTCGCGCGCCTCGTCGGGCAGGTACAGGACGGTGCAGGGGTAGATGAAGAGGCGCTGGCCCGGATGCCAGGGGGCAAGAATGTCTTCCATGAACTCACGGTAGCCGCGGTAGCGCCCGCCGGTGTTGATGTAGGCGTGGGGCGCAATGACGGCCCGGTCGCCGAATTCGCGCGACAGCGTGGCGATGGGGACACTTGACGAGATGTCGCAGTTGAGGCCGGTGAGCCGTTCGAGCTTCTTCAGCACGGGCAGGTGGGCCTCGCGGATGGTGCAGGAGTGGAGGAACAGCCCGCCAAAGGCCCGCGCGATGCGGTTGTTGTAGGGCACGACGAACTCCTCATAGGTCTCGGGCGAGACGTTGACGAGGTTGTCGTCGGACATCTGGATGCCGGCCTCGGCGGGGAACCAGATGGGCGGCCACGAGCCGCGGCTGCACGCCGGGCCGGCCGCCTCAATCTGGGCGCGGAAGAACTCGATGGCGAAGTCGGTCACGAGGTCCATCAGGGCGTGCAGCCGCGCGGGATGGTCGTGGGGCATGAGAAAGAATGCCTCGCCGCCGACCAGTTGCTCCACGGTGGTGAAGGGACTCTGAAAGTCCATGATCTGGATGGCGAGCCGCTCGTCGGCGCAGTCCGCATAGGCCCGCGTCTGTTCCAGCACCTCGCCCAGCCTGCCGGCGGTCATCTTCGGTTTCCGCAGGGAGTCGATCTGGTCGGGGCTGGTGATGACGGGCTTGACCCAGCGGACGCCGGACGCCTCGATCTCCTGGCAGCCGAAGGCCGTGGCCAGGGCACAGGTGCCGGCGCCGGTGGCGAGTGCGGGTACGTAATCGTCGCCGCCGACGGGTCGCGCCCGGATGGCCTGCGTCGCGTGCCAGACTTGCTGCTGGAGGGCCGTGAGGCCCTCGGGCGACGGCTCCGGCGCAGAGCCGTCGGAACAGTGGAGAATGGCCGCGGGACGGCCGGGCGGCGGACCAGCGAAGAGCTGGCGGATGAACGCCTTGGTCGCGTCCACCGTGTCCCAGGGGTAGTCCTCGATTCGCAGGCGACGGGGCATGGTGGCCTTTCCGTTGATTCCCTCGTGCGGGGAGGATTGTAGGCGCGGGCGGCGGGTGGATCAAGCCGTCCTTCTCGGTCCAGGTGCGGGCCGAAGGGCGCCGCACTCCCGACTCGGCGCGCCGTTCGATGCGGGTGTGGGGCTGGCCGCGTCATTCGGCTGAGGTGCTGCCCCGCTCCCATACTTGCTCAACCCCGTGTGGGGGGAGGTGAGCAAGTATGGGTGGATGGGCGAGGATTGGCGATTCTCGCGGCTCCGGCCATACATGCTCCTCTGCGCGATGAGCAAGTATGGGAGCGGGAATGTCTGGCGCACGTAAGATATTGCTGCGTATATGGTTATATGGACACTGGCTGGCTCAGGAGCTTCAGCCGTCGCTGTCGGTCGCGCTTGCCGGACGCTGAGGAGCCATGTCCTGTTCCCATGCGGCGACGCCTCGGAGCACTCGTGTGCTCCGGGGCGGCGTGGCGTGTTACTTGCTGGCGGTGATCGTGGCGTGGGCGGCGTTGACGGCCAGCCACCACTTGCCCGTCGCCTTTCCCCCGCTCTTGGAGGAGTTGTAGACGTGCGTCTGGATGGCGCCGCCGGTGATCACGTAGGTCCTGGCGTTGCTCACCTCGTAGGGCTTGCCGTCCAGGGTGAGGCTGTTCTGGTTGCCGTTGCCCTTGGGGGTGAAGCGGATCCAGGCGGCGGGGCCGCTGAAATCGAGCGAGCCGCCCGAGGCGTGCAGGTGGTCGCGGGTGAGCGTCGAGCCGTCGGGCCGCCGGAGCTCGAACTCGAAGTCGTTGTTATTCTTCGGGTTGAGGTTGACGGCGCCGCTGAGCGGCTCGCCCTCGGGCTCGTCAGGGCCGGTGGGGCCGGCAGGGCCGGCGAGGCTGGCGCCGGGCGAGCGGTAGCGCCCCCACTGGAGGTCCAGCGTCAGGGCGGCCTGCCGCAGGTCGTCTGGCGGCAGGTGCAGCCCGTCGTGCCTCTCGACGATGCCGCCCGTCTTGAGGATCACGGCCGTCGAGCGGTCGGTGGAGAGCAGGGCCGTGACGTAGAAGTGGGGGCTGTCAATCTGGGCGGGGGTGGGCTGGTGATACAGCAGGCTCAGGGTACGCCCTGGAACGGGCTCGTCATCCAGGGGGTTGCGGAACACGCGCGGGTCGCCCACGAAGGGCGAGAGAGGGGTGACGAGGTCATCGCTCTCGGCGGGATAGTTGAAGAACTTGCGGAAGTAGAGCTCGAGGCCCACCGCCACCTGCCGCAGATTGCCCTGCGCCACCACGGTGCGTGCCGAGTGACGCGCCCCACGGCCCAGGCACAGGCCGATCGCCAGCAGCACCGACACGATGACGAAGGTGCTCAGCAGTTCGGTGAGGGTGAAGGCCCTTCGACGGTTTCTCCTGTTGATTGCATTCTTGGCCCGCCTCCTTTCGGCTCTTACAAGGTTGGCTGAGGCCGCCAGGTGTCGGCTGGCCGGCTTCGGCCCGGCGTTGCAATGGTTCTCGCCGGAGCAACTCCCATGCCATCGCCCCCACGGGCTTTGCAACTGCTTATCGGCTCAGGAGATAGGCCCGAGGAATGGAAGCCGGCCCCGTGCATTTGAGGATCGCCCGCACTTGCACCGTACGGGGCAGGGCCGCCCCGGAAGGCACCCCCGCCAGGGTCGCTTGCCCTCGAGCGGGTCCCGGTGTATGATGCCGTTTGTCGGCGTCTGAGGAGCATCGTTTGAAGCTCGATTTCGCCCAGATAGTGCGCGACATCCCCGGCGCCGAAGGCCCGTGCCTCGACGCCGCGGGGCGTCTCTTCATGGTCTGCCCCAGCCGCGGGCAGATTCTCCACGTGCTCGACGACGGCTCGGCCCGCGAGCACGCCAACACGGGCGGCGTCCCGGCCGGGCTCTTCCCCGATCGCGACGGGGGCCTGTGGGTGGCCGACATGAAGCTCGGCATCCTGCGTTGCGCGCCCGACGGACGGCTGGAACACATCGTGGCCGAGTTCGAGGGCGCGCCCATCCGCGGCTGCAACGACCTGTGCCTCGACCGCCGCGGCACCCTCCACTTCACCGCTCCGGGCGGCTCGGGCCCCGACAAGCCCGTGGGCGAGGTCTTCCGCCGCACCTCCGGCGGCGCCGTCGCCCGCATCGGCCAGGGCTATGCGTTCCCCAACGGCATCGCGGTCCGCGCCGACGCCTCCGAGCTGATCGTCGCCGAAACCTTCACCAAGGCCCTCTGGGCGTTCGAGCTGGCTGCCGACGGCGCGGTGGGCCCCCGGCGCCGTTTCGCCACGCTGCCCGGCAAGCACTTCGGCGGGCCGGACGGCATGGACTTCGATGCCGAGGGCAATCTGCTGGCGACGAACTGGGGGGCGGGCACCCTTGACGTCTTCGCCCGCAATGGCGTGCTCGTCGAGCGGATCGAATGCCCCTTCGACAAGCCGTCGAACGTCCACTTCGGCGGCGCCGACGGCTGCGACCTCTACGTCACCGAGCATACCACCAACGGCCTCTGGCGCACCCGCTGGCGTCACCCCGGCCAGCCGGCCATCGGGCCACGGTAGCAGGAACCAACGATGAGCGGCGGGCATGTGGGCCTGGTCTCCGTTGTGCGCACTCGCGCATCGGTTCATCTGGCGGCGCTCGTGCTCTACGGGCTCCTGGCCTTCCTGCCCGGCCTGGGCCAGGAGGTGGACCTGGCGAACCGCGAGGCCCGCCATGCGGAAATCTCGCGCGAGATGGCCGCCACGGGCCGGTTCCTGGTGCCCCACGTGTGCGGCGAGCTGTACCCCGACAAGGCGCCGCTGTTCAACTGGACCGCGGCCCTGCTGTTCCGCCTCGCGGGCCGAGCCGACTACTTTCTCGCGCGCCTGCCCAGCGCGCTCTCGGCCGTCGCCGTGCTGGCGGCTGTGTACGTGCTCGGGCGGCGCTGGTTTTCCACGCAGGCGGCGCTGATCGCCGCCGTGGTGTGGGGGACGACCCCTCTCGTCGCCCTCTGGGCGCGCCAGAGCCGCTCGGACATGCTGCTGACGTGTCTGCTGGCCTACGCGGCGCTGCTGGCGGACTCGGCGGCGGCCGCCGACGAGGGCCCGCGCCGCTGGGCGGCCTGGCTGGGCGCGAGCGCGTTCGCCGCGCTGGCCACGCTGGCCAAGGGGCCGCACGCGGCGCTGTTCTTCGCCATTGTCGCGGCGCTGGTGTGGCGGGCGCGGAGGCCGCGCTGGGCGCCGCCGTGGCCGCTGACGCTCGCGGCACTGGGCGCGATCGCCGCGC
The nucleotide sequence above comes from Planctomycetota bacterium. Encoded proteins:
- a CDS encoding SMP-30/gluconolactonase/LRE family protein, translating into MKLDFAQIVRDIPGAEGPCLDAAGRLFMVCPSRGQILHVLDDGSAREHANTGGVPAGLFPDRDGGLWVADMKLGILRCAPDGRLEHIVAEFEGAPIRGCNDLCLDRRGTLHFTAPGGSGPDKPVGEVFRRTSGGAVARIGQGYAFPNGIAVRADASELIVAETFTKALWAFELAADGAVGPRRRFATLPGKHFGGPDGMDFDAEGNLLATNWGAGTLDVFARNGVLVERIECPFDKPSNVHFGGADGCDLYVTEHTTNGLWRTRWRHPGQPAIGPR
- a CDS encoding uroporphyrinogen decarboxylase family protein, which encodes MPRRLRIEDYPWDTVDATKAFIRQLFAGPPPGRPAAILHCSDGSAPEPSPEGLTALQQQVWHATQAIRARPVGGDDYVPALATGAGTCALATAFGCQEIEASGVRWVKPVITSPDQIDSLRKPKMTAGRLGEVLEQTRAYADCADERLAIQIMDFQSPFTTVEQLVGGEAFFLMPHDHPARLHALMDLVTDFAIEFFRAQIEAAGPACSRGSWPPIWFPAEAGIQMSDDNLVNVSPETYEEFVVPYNNRIARAFGGLFLHSCTIREAHLPVLKKLERLTGLNCDISSSVPIATLSREFGDRAVIAPHAYINTGGRYRGYREFMEDILAPWHPGQRLFIYPCTVLYLPDEAREIAFDEPAARAVLDRLPAWRQAHGRGRNDGDR
- a CDS encoding nucleotidyltransferase domain-containing protein, with translation MRQANARTSVPRSARSMLLACKRIIQEHVPDATVVLFGSRARGDVAPDSDYDLLVVTPAPLTSAEEDRISDAVYDLQLERGVVISLIFFARDYWDRHPLMPLHQEIDQEGIVL
- a CDS encoding type II secretion system protein, producing MQSPWGRWHGSCSGENHCNAGPKPASRHLAASANLVRAERRRAKNAINRRNRRRAFTLTELLSTFVIVSVLLAIGLCLGRGARHSARTVVAQGNLRQVAVGLELYFRKFFNYPAESDDLVTPLSPFVGDPRVFRNPLDDEPVPGRTLSLLYHQPTPAQIDSPHFYVTALLSTDRSTAVILKTGGIVERHDGLHLPPDDLRQAALTLDLQWGRYRSPGASLAGPAGPTGPDEPEGEPLSGAVNLNPKNNNDFEFELRRPDGSTLTRDHLHASGGSLDFSGPAAWIRFTPKGNGNQNSLTLDGKPYEVSNARTYVITGGAIQTHVYNSSKSGGKATGKWWLAVNAAHATITASK